The proteins below are encoded in one region of Styela clava chromosome 4, kaStyClav1.hap1.2, whole genome shotgun sequence:
- the LOC120325995 gene encoding ubiquitin carboxyl-terminal hydrolase 28-like isoform X5, whose protein sequence is MSSADVVQRSVEDFIPGVTIEKDPVIDLTGSILNSEDAELQRAIKLSMECSGTLESTASGSKDVPSTSGVNLSNTIPPSNMKGLKSTSDPSKRRRKSPEWPAGLKNVGNTCWFSAVIQSLFNLPIFRNLVLHYQSSSELPSPDSARYRNVCFMEELKKLFALLIGSNQSFIDPSNCVLLLKSGFDENSQQQDVSEFTHKLLDWLEDALAHKNETSSSAIQEETSSMEVDQAEEATHATGGQPQNNCNPMVELFYGEYKAHGINNGNSFTKPQKFGLFPLYVDGVSNLHDSLEFTTRDRMHHDSSSIGERNHIGQEHWFTKLPPVLIFELSRFHYNQHSKAPEKIHSGFDFPNILYMDRYMELNAERTRQCRDQCSELLRQLHSMKEELKKRRKMMLGEKSYSIQDVLRCCTEFAASKRKLYAKNKSHLNKRSRNSSTDQSSTAEHIDDGSGDHVTEPQHIEEVSNNDKKIANASVVEHCLKTWLEELEREKEVLRDDINDIQKRIESMYDDPALKQHPYSLHAVLVHQGYAVAGHYWAYVRDYQKSKWLKFNDTDVRESNWDELVQDSIGGGMGSTSAYCLMYIDKNKEELLMGTPNGEKVLSAHTELQELIEKHNTEFANEMEEWDLEQAKILSLTGQQDISDAQATSMDVQEKPNGITQADSSNKDSMSSWHVEACKKAIQQVCQDYKDDVNIKDFFDMEIHNLTHQTSMLAIASATDTFNMKGPEAALLEVLKHEWDRLRKIERLDTRTDMDVRLQHIVIYMFRNKAPRKIIERALLEQFADDEMSYDNRSTEIMKCAKEKLRMLSPEDKNDSDYQKWNRYYCYFCKATCCLIQGMELYNSGRYADALPYFANVKTLNDTVISTSADEAVGDDLFADWELARRLISYSIEKIHQEAIAKVNSAEEDVAIEGINILIESLIPWIHLLPVKSNRTTLLGQIRSDWCDLDVSPGRVQEQHECALQALMEPPNRDEIANMAFHGAIIKPENSHDLCKRFEAAFATMNEKKSGC, encoded by the exons ATGTCATCAGCTGACGTTGTGCAGAGATCTGTTGAGGATTTCATACCTGGTGTGACCATCGAGAAAG atCCAGTTATTGATTTGACGGGATCAATTCTTAACTCCGAAGATGCTGAACTACAGAGAGCCATAAAATTAAGCATGGAGTGTAGTGGAACGTTAGAATCAACAGCATCAGG TTCCAAAGATGTCCCTTCAACCAGTGGAGTAAATTTGTCAAATACAATTCCTCCAAGCAACATGAAAGGTTTGAAGTCCACTTCTGATCCATCAAAGAGAAGAAGAAAat caCCAGAATGGCCAGCTGGATTAAAAAACGTTGGAAATACATGTTGGTTTAGTGCAGTTATTCAGTCACTATTCAATTTACCTATATTTCGAAACCTGGTACTTCATTATCAATCCTCATCTGAATTGCCATCACCTGACTCAGCG agaTATAGAAATGTTTGTTTCATGGAAGAATTGAAGAAGCTCTTTGCACTTCTTATTGGATCAAATCAAAGTTTTATTGATCCAAGTAATTGTGTTTTATTGTTAAAATCTGGATTTGATGAAAACAGTCAACAG caaGACGTGAGTGAATTTACGCACAAATTATTAGATTGGCTTGAAGATGCTTTAGCACATAAGAATGAAACATCTTCATCTGCTATACAAGAGGAAACATCATCTATGGAGGTTGACCAAGCGGAAGAAGCAACTCATGCAACAGGGGGGCAACCCCAAAATAATTGTAATCCAATGGTTGAACTTTTTTATGGGGAATACAAGGCTCATGGAATAAATAATG GTAACAGCTTCACAAAACCTCAAAAGTTTGGTTTATTTCCACTGTATGTTGATGGTGTCAGTAACCTGCATGATAGCCTGGAATTTACAACACGAGATCGTATGCATCATGATTCATCAAGCATTGGTGAAAGAAATCATATCGGACAAGAG CATTGGTTTACAAAATTGCCACCAGTGTTAATATTCGAACTATCTCGTTTTCACTACAATCAACATTCAAAAGCTCCTGAGAAAATTCACAGTGGATTTGATTTTCCTAATATTCTGTACATGGACCG GTACATGGAATTGAACGCTGAACGAACACGCCAATGTAGAGATCAATGTTCGGAACTCCTACGTCAACTTCATTCCATGAAGGAAGAATTGAAAAA GAGGAGAAAAATGATGCTTggtgaaaaaagttattctatTCAAGACGTTTTGAGATGCTGCACAGAATTTGCTGCTTCAAAGAGAAAACTCTATGCCAAAAATAAAAg ccATTTGAACAAAAGGAGCAGAAACTCGTCAACGGATCAATCGTCAACTGCAGAACACATTGACGATGGGTCGGGTGATCATGTGACCGAACCGCAGCATATTGAAGAAGTCAGtaataatgacaaaaaaattgctAATGCATCTGTAGTGGAACATTGTTTGAAAACATGGCTCGAAGAACTCGAGAGGGAAAAGGAAG TTCTTCGAGATGACATCAATGACATTCAGAAAAGGATTGAGTCAATGTACGATGATCCAGCTCTTAAACAACATCCTTATAGTTTACATGCAGTTTTGGTGCATCAAGGTTATGCAGTTGCAG GTCATTACTGGGCCTATGTTCGAgattatcaaaaatcaaaatggTTGAAATTCAACGATACTGATGTAAGGGAATCAAATTGGGATGAATTAGTTCAAGATTCAATAGGAGGAGGAATGGGATCTACCAGTGCTTATTGTTTAATGTATATTGATAAGAATAAAGAAGAATTGTTGATGG GTACACCCAACGGAGAAAAAGTGTTATCAGCTCATACTGAATTGCAAGAACTAATTGAAAAACACAATACAGAATTTGCAAACGAAATGGAAGAGTGGGATTTGGAACAAGCTAAAATACTTTCATTAACT GGACAACAGGACATTTCTGATGCACAAGCAACATCAATGGATGTCCAAGAGAAACCTAATG GAATAACCCAAGCCGACTCTTCGAACAAAGATTCTATGTCGTCATGGCATGTAGAAGCTTGTAAAAAGGCAATCCAACAAGTTTGTCAAGACTATAAAGATGATGTCAACATAAAAGACTTTTTCGATATG GAAATTCATAATCTCACTCACCAAACTAGTATGCTGGCTATTGCATCTGCTACTGACACATTCAACATGAAAGGTCCAGAAGCTGCTCTTCTTGAG GTTTTGAAACATGAATGGGATAGACTTCGAAAGATAGAGCGATTAGATACAAGGACTGATATGGATGTTCGTCTTCAACAtatagttatatatatgttcaGGAACAAGGCACCAAGAAAG ATCATTGAACGAGCATTACTTGAACAATTTGCAGACGACGAaatgagttatgataatagatcTACAGAAATCATGAAATGTGCCAAAGAAAAATTGAGGATGTTGTCACCTGAAGATAAAAATGACAGTGATTACCAG aaatgGAACAGATATTACTGCTATTTCTGCAAGGCTACTTGTTGTTTAATACAAGGAATGGAACTTTATAACAGCGGAAGATATGCTGATGCTTTACCTTATTTTGCAAATGTAAAAACATTAAATGATACCGTAATCAGTACAAGTGCTGATGAAGCAGTGGGAGATGATTTGTTTGCAGACTGGGAACTTGCTAGACGGTTGATATCATATTCTATAGAG aAAATTCACCAAGAAGCAATAGCAAAAGTAAATTCAGCTGAAGAAGATGTTGCAATTGAAGGTATTAATATCTTAATTGAATCATTAATACCATGGATTCATCTTCTTCCAGTAAAATCCAACAGAACAACATTGCTTGGACAAATAAGGAGTGACTGGTGTGATTTGGATGTTAGTCCAG GAAGAGTGCAAGAACAACATGAATGTGCTCTTCAAGCACTAATGGAACCACCAAACAGAGATGAAATTGCAAATATGGCGTTTCATGGTGCTATCATCAAACCAGAAAATTCACACGATTTATGCAAACGATTTGAAGCAGCATTTGCAACGATGAATGAAAAGAAGTCAGGCTgctga
- the LOC120325995 gene encoding ubiquitin carboxyl-terminal hydrolase 28-like isoform X4 yields MSSADVVQRSVEDFIPGVTIEKDPVIDLTGSILNSEDAELQRAIKLSMECSGTLESTASGSSKDVPSTSGVNLSNTIPPSNMKGLKSTSDPSKRRRKSPEWPAGLKNVGNTCWFSAVIQSLFNLPIFRNLVLHYQSSSELPSPDSARYRNVCFMEELKKLFALLIGSNQSFIDPSNCVLLLKSGFDENSQQQDVSEFTHKLLDWLEDALAHKNETSSSAIQEETSSMEVDQAEEATHATGGQPQNNCNPMVELFYGEYKAHGINNGNSFTKPQKFGLFPLYVDGVSNLHDSLEFTTRDRMHHDSSSIGERNHIGQEHWFTKLPPVLIFELSRFHYNQHSKAPEKIHSGFDFPNILYMDRYMELNAERTRQCRDQCSELLRQLHSMKEELKKRRKMMLGEKSYSIQDVLRCCTEFAASKRKLYAKNKSHLNKRSRNSSTDQSSTAEHIDDGSGDHVTEPQHIEEVSNNDKKIANASVVEHCLKTWLEELEREKEVLRDDINDIQKRIESMYDDPALKQHPYSLHAVLVHQGYAVAGHYWAYVRDYQKSKWLKFNDTDVRESNWDELVQDSIGGGMGSTSAYCLMYIDKNKEELLMGTPNGEKVLSAHTELQELIEKHNTEFANEMEEWDLEQAKILSLTGQQDISDAQATSMDVQEKPNGITQADSSNKDSMSSWHVEACKKAIQQVCQDYKDDVNIKDFFDMEIHNLTHQTSMLAIASATDTFNMKGPEAALLEVLKHEWDRLRKIERLDTRTDMDVRLQHIVIYMFRNKAPRKIIERALLEQFADDEMSYDNRSTEIMKCAKEKLRMLSPEDKNDSDYQKWNRYYCYFCKATCCLIQGMELYNSGRYADALPYFANVKTLNDTVISTSADEAVGDDLFADWELARRLISYSIEKIHQEAIAKVNSAEEDVAIEGINILIESLIPWIHLLPVKSNRTTLLGQIRSDWCDLDVSPGRVQEQHECALQALMEPPNRDEIANMAFHGAIIKPENSHDLCKRFEAAFATMNEKKSGC; encoded by the exons ATGTCATCAGCTGACGTTGTGCAGAGATCTGTTGAGGATTTCATACCTGGTGTGACCATCGAGAAAG atCCAGTTATTGATTTGACGGGATCAATTCTTAACTCCGAAGATGCTGAACTACAGAGAGCCATAAAATTAAGCATGGAGTGTAGTGGAACGTTAGAATCAACAGCATCAGG TAGTTCCAAAGATGTCCCTTCAACCAGTGGAGTAAATTTGTCAAATACAATTCCTCCAAGCAACATGAAAGGTTTGAAGTCCACTTCTGATCCATCAAAGAGAAGAAGAAAat caCCAGAATGGCCAGCTGGATTAAAAAACGTTGGAAATACATGTTGGTTTAGTGCAGTTATTCAGTCACTATTCAATTTACCTATATTTCGAAACCTGGTACTTCATTATCAATCCTCATCTGAATTGCCATCACCTGACTCAGCG agaTATAGAAATGTTTGTTTCATGGAAGAATTGAAGAAGCTCTTTGCACTTCTTATTGGATCAAATCAAAGTTTTATTGATCCAAGTAATTGTGTTTTATTGTTAAAATCTGGATTTGATGAAAACAGTCAACAG caaGACGTGAGTGAATTTACGCACAAATTATTAGATTGGCTTGAAGATGCTTTAGCACATAAGAATGAAACATCTTCATCTGCTATACAAGAGGAAACATCATCTATGGAGGTTGACCAAGCGGAAGAAGCAACTCATGCAACAGGGGGGCAACCCCAAAATAATTGTAATCCAATGGTTGAACTTTTTTATGGGGAATACAAGGCTCATGGAATAAATAATG GTAACAGCTTCACAAAACCTCAAAAGTTTGGTTTATTTCCACTGTATGTTGATGGTGTCAGTAACCTGCATGATAGCCTGGAATTTACAACACGAGATCGTATGCATCATGATTCATCAAGCATTGGTGAAAGAAATCATATCGGACAAGAG CATTGGTTTACAAAATTGCCACCAGTGTTAATATTCGAACTATCTCGTTTTCACTACAATCAACATTCAAAAGCTCCTGAGAAAATTCACAGTGGATTTGATTTTCCTAATATTCTGTACATGGACCG GTACATGGAATTGAACGCTGAACGAACACGCCAATGTAGAGATCAATGTTCGGAACTCCTACGTCAACTTCATTCCATGAAGGAAGAATTGAAAAA GAGGAGAAAAATGATGCTTggtgaaaaaagttattctatTCAAGACGTTTTGAGATGCTGCACAGAATTTGCTGCTTCAAAGAGAAAACTCTATGCCAAAAATAAAAg ccATTTGAACAAAAGGAGCAGAAACTCGTCAACGGATCAATCGTCAACTGCAGAACACATTGACGATGGGTCGGGTGATCATGTGACCGAACCGCAGCATATTGAAGAAGTCAGtaataatgacaaaaaaattgctAATGCATCTGTAGTGGAACATTGTTTGAAAACATGGCTCGAAGAACTCGAGAGGGAAAAGGAAG TTCTTCGAGATGACATCAATGACATTCAGAAAAGGATTGAGTCAATGTACGATGATCCAGCTCTTAAACAACATCCTTATAGTTTACATGCAGTTTTGGTGCATCAAGGTTATGCAGTTGCAG GTCATTACTGGGCCTATGTTCGAgattatcaaaaatcaaaatggTTGAAATTCAACGATACTGATGTAAGGGAATCAAATTGGGATGAATTAGTTCAAGATTCAATAGGAGGAGGAATGGGATCTACCAGTGCTTATTGTTTAATGTATATTGATAAGAATAAAGAAGAATTGTTGATGG GTACACCCAACGGAGAAAAAGTGTTATCAGCTCATACTGAATTGCAAGAACTAATTGAAAAACACAATACAGAATTTGCAAACGAAATGGAAGAGTGGGATTTGGAACAAGCTAAAATACTTTCATTAACT GGACAACAGGACATTTCTGATGCACAAGCAACATCAATGGATGTCCAAGAGAAACCTAATG GAATAACCCAAGCCGACTCTTCGAACAAAGATTCTATGTCGTCATGGCATGTAGAAGCTTGTAAAAAGGCAATCCAACAAGTTTGTCAAGACTATAAAGATGATGTCAACATAAAAGACTTTTTCGATATG GAAATTCATAATCTCACTCACCAAACTAGTATGCTGGCTATTGCATCTGCTACTGACACATTCAACATGAAAGGTCCAGAAGCTGCTCTTCTTGAG GTTTTGAAACATGAATGGGATAGACTTCGAAAGATAGAGCGATTAGATACAAGGACTGATATGGATGTTCGTCTTCAACAtatagttatatatatgttcaGGAACAAGGCACCAAGAAAG ATCATTGAACGAGCATTACTTGAACAATTTGCAGACGACGAaatgagttatgataatagatcTACAGAAATCATGAAATGTGCCAAAGAAAAATTGAGGATGTTGTCACCTGAAGATAAAAATGACAGTGATTACCAG aaatgGAACAGATATTACTGCTATTTCTGCAAGGCTACTTGTTGTTTAATACAAGGAATGGAACTTTATAACAGCGGAAGATATGCTGATGCTTTACCTTATTTTGCAAATGTAAAAACATTAAATGATACCGTAATCAGTACAAGTGCTGATGAAGCAGTGGGAGATGATTTGTTTGCAGACTGGGAACTTGCTAGACGGTTGATATCATATTCTATAGAG aAAATTCACCAAGAAGCAATAGCAAAAGTAAATTCAGCTGAAGAAGATGTTGCAATTGAAGGTATTAATATCTTAATTGAATCATTAATACCATGGATTCATCTTCTTCCAGTAAAATCCAACAGAACAACATTGCTTGGACAAATAAGGAGTGACTGGTGTGATTTGGATGTTAGTCCAG GAAGAGTGCAAGAACAACATGAATGTGCTCTTCAAGCACTAATGGAACCACCAAACAGAGATGAAATTGCAAATATGGCGTTTCATGGTGCTATCATCAAACCAGAAAATTCACACGATTTATGCAAACGATTTGAAGCAGCATTTGCAACGATGAATGAAAAGAAGTCAGGCTgctga